The DNA window ctgaaggtacatcagcgagttcacactggggagaggccgttcacctgctcagtctgtgggaaaggattcactcagtcttctgtactgaaggaacatcagcgaattcacaccggagagaggccgttcacctgctcagactgtgggaaaggattcactcattcatctgtactgaaggtgcatcagagaattcacactggggagaggccgttcacctgctcagactgtgggaagaaattcactGACTCATCCAGGCTACAGGCccaccagcgagttcatactggagagaggccgttcacctgctcagactgtgggaaggcatttccTCGGTTTTCTCAAGTGATGGTACATCAGcggattcacactggggagaggccattttcctgctctgaatgtgggaagagatttattcatttatctgacctgcaggtgcaccagcgagtccacactggagagaggccgttcacctgctcagactgtgggaaggcatttactCGGTCAGTTGAACTGAAgacacatcagcgaattcacactggggagaggctgttcatctgctcagactgtgggaaagggtttattcggtcatatcaactgaaggtgcatcaacgagtccacactggggagagaccgttcacctgctcagactgtggaagggGATTtattcagtcatctcaactgatgaTACATCAGcgtattcacactggggagagaccatacGCCTGTCATGAttgtggaaagagattcagtcagtcatccgacttacagacacaccgacgagtccacactggagagaggccattctcctgctcccaatgtgggaagagattctctcagtcatcccaccttgtgacgcactaccgagttcacactggggaaactgTTTAAACAGGCGACAGGCTACAGGCTGgatatttcaccatcacagtTGCTGAATCAAGTTCAAAAGTGAATGTTGGTGTCGAACTCGGCAATTACTGCTGCTGTTTATCAAACCCAGTTCTGCACTCTGTTCACTGTGCGTGGGAGGTAATTCTCGGCTAATGTTCccgtttaatgggactggagtttaatggtTTGGATCTGTGTGTAAATTAGAAATCAGTTCTAATTTAAATCCTGTCCACAcctacagaatctcctttctctcCCCAGAATATCATCTCTTATAACTGCCACAAGGCCAaaatgtacacttccctattaagCTTCAGAGTGGACAGTGCTGCCGGCCTTTCTGTTGCTTCCATGCCCCAACGGATCAACTCCCCACCCACTCAGCAGTATCCAACAAGGTGTTCTGCTGAGGAGAATGCCCACAGGACAGCCCTGCACTGTCTTCCTAATGACCCTGACCTCTGCTGGTGGTCACGCCTCTCCTGTCCGAAGCTTGTACTCTGGGTGTGGCCATCTCTTCAGATGTTTCATTGatagtatcttcaggctcccgaatgatcctgagtacatccaactccCTGAACCAGTCAGTCCGGCGATGTgattgggtgcacttcctgcaaATAGTCATCGGAAAACTGTCGGA is part of the Hypanus sabinus isolate sHypSab1 chromosome X2 unlocalized genomic scaffold, sHypSab1.hap1 SUPER_X2_unloc_14, whole genome shotgun sequence genome and encodes:
- the LOC132385743 gene encoding zinc finger protein 234-like, translated to MSFTCADCGKGFPRSSSLLTHQRVHTGEKPFTCSDCGKGFTQSSQLRRHQSLHTGEKPFACSDCGKGFTWSSELKIHQRTHTGERPFTCSDCGKGFIRSSQLKVHQRVHTGERPFTCSVCGKGFTQSSVLKEHQRIHTGERPFTCSDCGKGFTHSSVLKVHQRIHTGERPFTCSDCGKKFTDSSRLQAHQRVHTGERPFTCSDCGKAFPRFSQVMVHQRIHTGERPFSCSECGKRFIHLSDLQVHQRVHTGERPFTCSDCGKAFTRSVELKTHQRIHTGERLFICSDCGKGFIRSYQLKVHQRVHTGERPFTCSDCGRGFIQSSQLMIHQRIHTGERPYACHDCGKRFSQSSDLQTHRRVHTGERPFSCSQCGKRFSQSSHLVTHYRVHTGETV